A stretch of Sulfitobacter sp. THAF37 DNA encodes these proteins:
- a CDS encoding GAF domain-containing protein, whose translation MQVDYHSLAQTIFALTEGEDDAVALMATVACEVHHADDRFDWTGFYRVVAPQLLKIGPYQGGHGCLVIPFSRGVCGAAARTGDVQLVPDVDAFPGHIACASSTRSELVLPVTDGKGGLIAVFDIDSDQPDAFSQTDAKALAGILGTVFANVK comes from the coding sequence ATGCAAGTTGATTACCACAGTCTCGCGCAGACAATCTTTGCCCTGACCGAAGGCGAGGACGATGCCGTCGCCCTGATGGCCACCGTCGCCTGCGAGGTGCATCATGCCGACGACAGGTTCGACTGGACCGGCTTCTATCGCGTCGTGGCGCCTCAACTGCTCAAGATCGGGCCGTACCAGGGCGGGCACGGTTGCCTCGTCATCCCGTTTTCCCGCGGGGTCTGCGGTGCGGCGGCGCGCACGGGCGATGTTCAGCTCGTGCCGGATGTCGATGCCTTTCCCGGCCACATTGCCTGCGCCTCTTCCACCCGATCCGAGCTGGTGCTGCCGGTAACGGACGGGAAGGGTGGCTTGATCGCTGTCTTCGACATCGACAGCGACCAGCCCGATGCCTTCAGCCAGACGGATGCAAAGGCACTGGCCGGCATTCTCGGAACGGTTTTTGCCAACGTGAAATAG
- a CDS encoding LysE family translocator has translation MTFEAWSVFAVFWVVLVITPGPNAVNCITNGMTVGFRRGLIAVLAILTQATLFLLLSALGVTALLAASETAFTVAKWIGAGFLIYLGVRGWVMAGTPVTVPDRPAASIYLRSLAIATINPKSVAGYLAAFSQFVQPDVPIWQQMVVILPTALTLTALSYTTFTALGAGIGRAALGAVFNIWVRRVLALCFVLYGVLLGVVTTPVRS, from the coding sequence ATGACCTTCGAAGCCTGGAGCGTCTTCGCTGTGTTCTGGGTGGTCCTGGTCATCACGCCGGGGCCGAATGCGGTCAATTGCATCACCAACGGCATGACCGTCGGTTTCCGGCGCGGACTGATCGCTGTGTTGGCGATCCTGACACAGGCCACGCTGTTTCTGCTGCTGTCGGCGCTTGGGGTCACGGCGTTGCTTGCCGCGTCAGAGACGGCATTCACGGTGGCAAAGTGGATCGGCGCGGGCTTTCTGATCTATCTCGGGGTACGCGGCTGGGTAATGGCCGGAACCCCGGTGACGGTGCCGGACCGGCCTGCGGCGTCGATCTATCTCAGGTCGCTTGCCATCGCCACGATAAACCCCAAGTCGGTCGCGGGTTATCTCGCAGCTTTTTCCCAGTTCGTGCAGCCTGATGTCCCGATCTGGCAGCAGATGGTGGTCATCCTGCCGACCGCACTGACGTTGACGGCCCTCAGCTATACGACCTTCACCGCGCTTGGTGCCGGTATCGGACGGGCGGCGCTCGGGGCTGTCTTCAACATCTGGGTGCGGCGCGTCCTCGCGCTTTGTTTCGTCCTCTACGGCGTCCTGTTGGGCGTCGTCACCACACCAGTCAGGAGTTGA
- a CDS encoding GFA family protein, with translation MLKGSCLCGKITFSATDLARAPAACHCSQCRKQSGHYWASVNVWMKGFSMKGPVRWYEASDSARRGFCPTCGSFLFWKSNDEDEIGVALGALDGDTGLHLERHIFTADKGDYYEIPGVGHQEIQADE, from the coding sequence ATGCTCAAAGGAAGCTGCCTGTGCGGTAAGATTACGTTCTCCGCAACCGATCTTGCCCGCGCCCCCGCGGCCTGCCATTGCAGCCAGTGCCGCAAGCAATCCGGCCATTACTGGGCCTCCGTGAATGTCTGGATGAAGGGATTCAGCATGAAGGGACCCGTGCGCTGGTATGAAGCATCAGACAGCGCCAGGCGCGGTTTCTGCCCCACGTGCGGATCCTTCCTGTTCTGGAAAAGCAATGACGAGGATGAAATCGGCGTGGCTCTGGGGGCGTTGGACGGGGACACCGGGCTGCATCTGGAACGGCACATCTTCACCGCCGACAAGGGCGATTACTACGAAATTCCGGGCGTCGGCCATCAGGAGATTCAGGCGGATGAGTGA
- a CDS encoding glycine cleavage T C-terminal barrel domain-containing protein produces MSEFPTTSRGVIIGGGAMGAATDAMPPIRDALLRAGVKPCGRWALTAKRIEKGYRAWKGGLSGRAALLVEQQSGVKKRYVTTPVAADGQAAPYVPTVCHRGKAVGETTSDNWGDRIGKSIALGTIHAALAKPGTQVQINIFDKLRPSVVQPDQPIWNPDNERLRA; encoded by the coding sequence ATGAGTGAGTTCCCGACGACCTCCCGCGGGGTGATCATCGGCGGCGGGGCGATGGGCGCAGCGACCGATGCGATGCCACCGATCCGGGATGCCCTACTGCGTGCAGGTGTGAAACCCTGTGGCAGGTGGGCATTGACCGCCAAGCGGATCGAAAAGGGCTATCGCGCGTGGAAGGGCGGCCTTTCCGGCAGGGCGGCTTTGCTGGTCGAGCAACAATCGGGCGTAAAGAAACGATACGTCACCACGCCCGTCGCGGCGGACGGCCAGGCCGCGCCCTACGTGCCCACGGTGTGCCACCGGGGCAAGGCCGTGGGCGAAACCACCAGCGACAACTGGGGCGACCGGATCGGAAAATCAATTGCGCTGGGAACCATCCACGCCGCGCTTGCCAAACCCGGCACACAGGTGCAGATCAACATCTTCGACAAACTCCGCCCGTCGGTTGTCCAACCGGACCAACCGATTTGGAACCCTGACAACGAAAGGCTGCGCGCATGA
- a CDS encoding LysE family translocator, with amino-acid sequence MSVETYLIYLGVLAAFFLTPPDTSQLLIISNSLRHGLRRSVATITGDLSANALQMMAAAFGLTAIIAASADAIWFIKWGGVAYLVWIGLRLMMTRGGGAEPGAAREARAGALFRQGFVTSSANPYAVVFFGALFPQFIDPAQAVLPQLLILGVTYLVVDGAVLLLWGWTATRTLGRLRALSGVWVNRISGALMIIAAGLLASRDLSAEAQR; translated from the coding sequence ATGAGCGTTGAGACATATCTGATCTATCTGGGGGTACTGGCCGCGTTTTTCCTGACGCCACCGGACACGAGCCAGCTGCTGATCATCTCGAATTCCCTGCGCCACGGGCTGCGGCGCAGTGTGGCCACGATCACGGGCGATCTGTCGGCCAATGCGCTGCAAATGATGGCTGCTGCTTTTGGGCTGACAGCCATCATCGCGGCTTCTGCCGATGCGATCTGGTTCATCAAATGGGGCGGTGTGGCCTACCTCGTTTGGATCGGATTGCGCCTGATGATGACAAGGGGCGGCGGGGCCGAACCAGGTGCCGCCCGTGAAGCCCGCGCAGGAGCCCTGTTCCGGCAAGGTTTCGTCACCTCCTCCGCCAACCCCTATGCGGTTGTCTTCTTTGGCGCGCTGTTTCCGCAGTTCATAGACCCGGCACAAGCCGTCCTGCCGCAGCTGCTGATCCTCGGCGTCACGTACCTGGTTGTCGATGGTGCGGTGCTGCTGCTTTGGGGGTGGACCGCGACACGGACACTGGGCCGCCTGCGCGCGTTAAGCGGGGTCTGGGTGAACCGGATTTCCGGCGCGCTGATGATCATTGCCGCAGGCTTGCTGGCCTCCCGCGACCTGAGCGCCGAGGCACAGCGATGA
- a CDS encoding homocysteine S-methyltransferase family protein, with translation MTDITLLDGGMGQELIHRSGDNPTPLWSTQVMIDNPGMVADVHRDFAQAGATLATANTYAIHRDRLAGTPLQDRFEELHALALAEVRASGATRVAGSIGPLGASYRPDLHPDIDTGAALYAEVAGLLAGHCDLLICESTASLLHAASVLKGAASVKKPVWLAVTVDDLDGTRLRSGEPLAEVLPLARDGAQAILVNCATPEAISAAMPILTQSGLPFGGYANGFEKISDGFLEDKPTVDSLTLRRDLTPERYADHVMRWVDAGATLVGGCCEVSPAHIAEIAQRLRKAGHAIV, from the coding sequence ATGACTGACATAACTTTGCTGGATGGTGGCATGGGCCAGGAACTGATCCACCGTTCCGGCGACAACCCGACGCCGTTGTGGTCGACCCAGGTGATGATCGACAATCCCGGCATGGTCGCGGACGTTCACCGCGATTTCGCGCAGGCCGGGGCGACGCTGGCCACCGCCAATACCTACGCCATTCACCGCGACAGGCTGGCTGGCACCCCGCTGCAGGACCGGTTCGAGGAATTGCACGCGCTTGCCTTGGCCGAGGTCCGGGCAAGCGGCGCGACACGCGTCGCGGGCAGCATCGGACCACTGGGGGCGTCGTATCGCCCCGACCTGCATCCGGACATTGATACGGGTGCGGCCCTCTATGCTGAGGTGGCCGGGTTGCTGGCGGGCCACTGCGATCTGCTGATCTGCGAATCGACCGCCTCGCTGCTCCATGCCGCCAGCGTCCTGAAAGGTGCCGCTTCTGTGAAAAAGCCCGTTTGGCTTGCGGTGACTGTGGACGATCTGGATGGCACCCGGCTCCGCTCGGGCGAGCCGCTGGCAGAGGTCCTGCCGCTGGCGAGGGATGGCGCGCAGGCGATCCTCGTGAATTGCGCCACCCCCGAGGCGATTTCGGCGGCAATGCCCATATTGACGCAGTCCGGCCTTCCCTTCGGTGGCTACGCCAATGGCTTCGAGAAGATCAGCGACGGCTTTCTGGAGGACAAGCCGACCGTGGACAGCCTGACCTTGCGTCGCGATCTGACCCCGGAACGCTACGCCGATCACGTCATGCGCTGGGTCGATGCCGGGGCGACCCTCGTTGGCGGCTGCTGCGAGGTCAGCCCCGCCCATATCGCGGAAATCGCCCAACGCCTGCGCAAGGCGGGCCACGCCATCGTCTGA